In a single window of the Olivibacter sp. SDN3 genome:
- a CDS encoding HlyD family secretion protein, with protein MSEKMIFPAEIAEFTVEHHFYQHNARSKIIYLIVLFFFVAAVVSLFFIRVNISVNGNGILTSVNERNMVKAPASGRINKVYVRLNQPIKAGEILFSIQSDILEEQAGYLSKRREEIHQRIKDLEKLTLLKPVVPEGNDMILQSPLYSQQLNLYKQQYQEAQLQLKNTETTYQRNKILHGKKVISDAEFDKVQFEYDKALSSKKLIYEQQMSQWHADLNDLHAELMELSSQKERFDHEQDQYTVKAPINGSIQQFNGILPGNFVNIGETVAEISPDSGLIANVHVRPKDIGLLQQDMPVNLQIDAFNYHEWGMVKGEVMDISKDVYLDEHQGPLFQVKCKLNSNTLSLPNGYEGELKKGMSIQARFQVTKRTLFQLLYDKVDNWLNPAQRQATDLQT; from the coding sequence ATGAGTGAAAAAATGATTTTTCCGGCCGAGATTGCTGAGTTTACGGTGGAACATCACTTCTATCAACATAACGCAAGAAGTAAAATTATTTATTTGATCGTGCTGTTTTTTTTTGTTGCAGCTGTTGTTTCTCTTTTTTTTATTCGTGTAAACATCAGTGTAAATGGAAATGGTATCCTCACCTCAGTAAATGAACGCAATATGGTCAAAGCTCCGGCCTCTGGTAGAATAAATAAGGTGTACGTTCGGTTGAACCAACCGATAAAAGCGGGTGAAATATTGTTTAGTATCCAGTCGGATATTTTGGAAGAGCAAGCGGGATACTTGTCAAAACGAAGAGAAGAGATCCACCAGCGGATAAAAGACTTGGAGAAATTGACATTGTTGAAGCCCGTTGTACCTGAAGGCAATGACATGATCTTACAGTCGCCATTATACAGCCAGCAACTCAATTTGTATAAACAACAATACCAGGAAGCGCAGCTCCAGCTGAAGAATACCGAGACAACGTATCAACGGAATAAAATCCTGCACGGTAAAAAGGTAATATCTGATGCGGAATTCGATAAAGTGCAATTTGAGTACGATAAGGCACTAAGTAGCAAAAAACTGATTTATGAACAGCAAATGAGCCAATGGCATGCCGATCTCAATGATCTGCATGCGGAGCTGATGGAGCTGTCGTCACAGAAAGAGCGTTTTGATCATGAGCAAGACCAATATACGGTAAAGGCTCCAATCAATGGGTCAATACAACAGTTTAATGGGATACTGCCGGGCAATTTTGTGAATATAGGCGAAACAGTAGCTGAAATATCTCCTGATTCTGGTTTGATCGCTAACGTGCATGTACGTCCAAAGGACATTGGTTTGTTACAACAGGATATGCCTGTAAATCTTCAGATAGATGCCTTTAACTATCATGAATGGGGAATGGTAAAGGGTGAGGTGATGGATATATCCAAAGATGTGTATCTGGATGAGCATCAAGGTCCACTGTTTCAGGTAAAATGTAAGTTGAACAGCAATACGTTATCCTTGCCTAATGGCTATGAGGGTGAGTTAAAAAAAGGTATGAGTATTCAGGCGCGTTTTCAAGTGACCAAGCGTACCCTCTTTCAGCTACTCTATGATAAGGTAGACAATTGGCTAAATCCTGCGCAGAGACAAGCAACTGATTTGCAAACATAA
- a CDS encoding peptidase domain-containing ABC transporter, with protein sequence MAKIKIKQHDITDCGAACLVSVAAHHKLKVPIARIRQYANTDKKGTSVKGVIDAANKIGFTAKGVKGPLESLFKIPLPAIAHVVYKDGLHHYVVIYKVTPAYIQVMDPADGLVHRLSHDEFEAQWSNILILLAPSEHFNEGNETISVARRFAFLLKPHRSTLLQVLFGSVVYTILGLSTAIFVQKVVDQVLPNSNFNLLNLMGVVMVVLLLLQFFINHAKTLFTLKSGQQIDARLILGYYKHLLKLPQQFFDTMRVGEIISRINDAVKIRAFINDVLVNFAVNIFIVVFSFILMFTYYWKLALIMLLLIPIYGLIYYISDRLNKKTQRAMMERSADLESQLVESVNAVGTVKRFGLEGFANMKTENRFIKLLQTVYRSSVNNLWITNSGSFFSSLFTIILLWSGAAFVLHGRITPGELLSFYAIIGYFTGPVSSLIEMNRSIQDAVIAADRLFEIMDLEREETAEKAVLRAADMGEIVFKDVTFCYGSRPPVFTSLNLQLPKGAVTAVVGESGSGKTTLLSLLQRIYPIQAGGIYIGKLDIKYVQTESLRRLVAVVPQQIDLFAGSVIENIAVGELSPDMNRMVTICSELGVLPFIEQLPNGFNTYLGENGAALSGGQRQRLAIARALYREPEILILDEATSSLDSSSEEYIQRAVANLRDRGKTVILIAHRLSTVINADKIVVLQQGQVMEEGNHGSLMQRKGVYYKMWQPQIPEQVVSGLNHVASL encoded by the coding sequence ATGGCTAAGATAAAGATAAAACAACACGATATTACCGACTGTGGTGCTGCATGCCTCGTATCCGTTGCGGCCCATCATAAACTGAAAGTACCGATAGCTCGTATCAGGCAATATGCCAACACCGATAAAAAGGGCACGAGTGTAAAAGGAGTGATTGATGCCGCTAATAAAATTGGCTTTACAGCAAAAGGTGTAAAAGGGCCTTTGGAGAGTCTCTTTAAAATTCCTTTACCAGCTATAGCACACGTGGTTTATAAGGATGGTTTACATCATTATGTGGTTATTTATAAAGTAACCCCAGCATATATCCAGGTGATGGATCCAGCTGATGGGTTGGTGCATAGGCTGTCGCATGATGAATTTGAAGCACAATGGAGTAATATTCTGATATTATTGGCCCCTAGTGAGCACTTTAATGAAGGAAATGAAACGATATCTGTAGCCCGTAGGTTTGCCTTCTTATTGAAGCCACATCGCTCAACGCTACTTCAAGTGCTATTTGGTTCAGTAGTTTATACCATTCTCGGTCTTTCTACCGCCATTTTTGTGCAAAAAGTGGTGGATCAGGTATTGCCCAATAGTAATTTTAACCTGCTGAATCTTATGGGCGTGGTTATGGTGGTATTGCTATTGCTACAATTTTTTATCAATCATGCGAAAACATTGTTTACGCTGAAAAGCGGTCAGCAGATTGATGCACGCCTTATCTTAGGATACTATAAGCATTTACTCAAACTCCCACAGCAATTCTTTGATACCATGCGAGTGGGAGAGATTATCTCCCGCATCAATGATGCAGTGAAAATACGGGCTTTTATTAATGACGTACTGGTGAATTTTGCCGTTAACATTTTCATCGTGGTTTTTTCCTTCATCCTGATGTTCACTTATTACTGGAAATTAGCGTTGATCATGCTATTGCTTATCCCTATCTACGGACTGATCTATTATATTTCTGATCGCTTGAACAAAAAAACACAGCGGGCAATGATGGAGCGTTCTGCCGATCTAGAGAGCCAGCTGGTCGAGTCGGTCAATGCAGTCGGAACAGTCAAACGTTTTGGACTGGAAGGATTTGCCAACATGAAAACCGAAAACCGCTTTATTAAGCTGCTGCAAACCGTCTACCGCTCATCTGTTAATAATTTATGGATAACCAACTCAGGTAGCTTCTTTTCCAGCTTGTTTACCATCATTTTGCTCTGGTCAGGGGCCGCCTTCGTACTACATGGGCGGATTACTCCGGGGGAGTTACTTTCGTTTTACGCAATAATAGGATACTTTACCGGCCCTGTCAGTTCACTTATTGAGATGAACAGAAGTATTCAGGATGCGGTTATTGCAGCCGATAGGCTTTTCGAAATTATGGACCTTGAGCGGGAGGAGACAGCTGAAAAGGCCGTGTTAAGAGCAGCGGATATGGGAGAAATTGTTTTTAAGGATGTGACCTTTTGCTATGGGTCAAGGCCTCCCGTGTTTACATCGCTTAATTTACAGTTGCCAAAGGGTGCGGTGACGGCGGTGGTGGGTGAAAGTGGTTCCGGGAAAACAACACTCCTTTCGCTTTTGCAACGTATCTACCCGATACAGGCAGGAGGTATATATATAGGTAAGCTGGATATTAAATATGTACAGACTGAAAGTCTCCGCAGGCTGGTTGCAGTTGTGCCACAGCAGATCGACTTGTTTGCAGGAAGTGTTATAGAAAATATTGCTGTAGGAGAGTTGTCGCCCGATATGAATAGGATGGTCACGATCTGTTCTGAATTGGGTGTGCTGCCCTTCATAGAACAATTACCTAATGGTTTTAACACCTACCTTGGTGAGAATGGGGCGGCACTTTCTGGTGGGCAACGGCAGCGCTTGGCTATTGCCAGGGCATTGTACCGAGAACCGGAAATCCTGATTCTAGATGAAGCAACCTCGTCGCTCGACTCTTCTTCAGAAGAATATATCCAACGGGCAGTAGCGAATTTACGCGACCGAGGTAAAACGGTTATTCTTATCGCACATCGTTTGAGTACGGTGATAAACGCTGATAAGATTGTAGTGTTGCAACAAGGGCAAGTGATGGAAGAAGGCAATCACGGCTCACTGATGCAGCGTAAAGGAGTTTACTATAAAATGTGGCAACCTCAGATACCGGAGCAAGTTGTATCTGGTCTCAACCACGTTGCTAGTTTATAA
- a CDS encoding DUF2013 domain-containing protein, with protein MKLFMYIDRINHLHQLIKRKSTGTPEMLAKKLNLSVSRVHQIIEELKIMQVPIAYSRTMKSYYYTNAYEVLIDVQLKPLNDHEYQQVGGFRNQITSFRHFFKNFLSL; from the coding sequence ATGAAGCTATTTATGTATATCGATCGGATCAACCACTTACACCAGCTGATTAAAAGAAAAAGTACAGGCACTCCGGAGATGTTGGCCAAAAAGTTAAATCTTTCGGTCTCCCGAGTACATCAGATTATTGAAGAACTTAAGATTATGCAAGTACCCATTGCTTACTCACGAACCATGAAAAGTTACTATTATACCAACGCCTACGAGGTGTTGATCGATGTGCAACTGAAGCCTTTGAATGATCATGAATACCAACAAGTAGGAGGTTTTCGAAACCAAATAACTAGTTTTAGGCACTTTTTTAAAAATTTTCTTTCCCTGTAA
- a CDS encoding class IIb bacteriocin, lactobin A/cerein 7B family: protein MEALKMENYGVQELSLTEMEENNGGLFPLVIAGVTISAKAAGWTAAGAGAAGIFGAGAYVGYKEAGK, encoded by the coding sequence ATGGAAGCACTAAAAATGGAAAATTACGGAGTTCAAGAGTTAAGTTTAACAGAGATGGAAGAAAACAACGGTGGATTATTCCCCCTTGTTATTGCTGGAGTAACAATTTCTGCTAAGGCGGCAGGATGGACCGCTGCCGGAGCTGGAGCAGCAGGTATATTCGGAGCCGGGGCCTACGTGGGCTATAAGGAAGCTGGAAAGTAA